From Toxorhynchites rutilus septentrionalis strain SRP chromosome 2, ASM2978413v1, whole genome shotgun sequence, a single genomic window includes:
- the LOC129771654 gene encoding uncharacterized protein LOC129771654: protein MQPPLLEQIESSKNFAYNFSTNLNMSLGTVFVYNKELILILFQLVPLTSEACGKQELRRSVQDFWRRWSRDYVSQLHQRPKWQTETQLHPIEGVLVLVKQENLPPLQWNLGRIVQTFPGSDGHVRVVLVRTANGLFKRAVTEVCILPIDVPQKPGTIEDQVWTEPK, encoded by the exons ATGCAACCGCCTTTGTTGGAGCAAATCGAGAGCTCAAAGAACTTCGCTTACAATTTCTCGACCAATTTAAACATGAGTCTTGGAACAGTTTTTGTTTACAACAaggaattaattttaattttattccaGCTCGTTCCCCTCACTTCGGAGGCTTGTGGGAAGCAG GAGCTAAGACGTTCCGTCCAAGATTTTTGGCGCCGGTGGTCCCGCGATTACGTGAGTCAACTCCATCAACGACCGAAATGGCAAACCGAAACGCAGCTCCATCCCATCGAAGGCGTTTTGGTATTGGTCAAACAAGAGAACCTCCCACCTCTACAGTGGAACTTAGGACGCATTGTACAAACGTTTCCAGGGAGCGATGGTCACGTCAGAGTAGTCCTAGTTCGCACCGCAAATGGACTGTTCAAACGCGCCGTCACCGAGGTATGCATCCTCCCAATAGACGTCCCACAGAAGCCAGGAACAATCGAGGACCAAGTGTGGACCGAACCAAAATAG
- the LOC129765918 gene encoding uncharacterized protein LOC129765918 codes for MHYLKAALKGEAHQIISSILVSTENYQIALKAIEERYDNPNLLIKRHISALFSIPTLKRESASGLSELLDQFDRHVSVLNQLEGPDRHWNSVLVESLSRRLDSVTLREWEKQCKDNERPTYEQLVNFVRKQARMLLSVKLSQNASVFSNDEKRPTKTGSTLVATEPSIRCPQCKQSHFLYNCVQYKSLPPKQRFNLAKRYKLCINCLGGYHMAKNCNSANCGVCGNRHHTLLHLPTADSLDRSQTNSRVSHSFIANEQSVESEEQLYPNQYNTQSYNTSPSGSKSTHMPVVHTLATLSSTTSTTVSSLSAHSEENKPESTLTQMYPSRNIGCEVFLATALIKVKDLFDRNHFVRIVLDSCSQCNFVSESLVMKLGLKRSKTNVDVIGVGTGKVHITETVMLNIKSRVSKFEAAVSCLVIPKIPAILPSKNINISKWNIPSNVVLADPRFNISAGVDVLVGAELFFSLLESSRISFAQGYPLLQSTVFGFVVSGMYSSAANQSPICIISTANSLETMLQRFWEIENFDVGRALTLDEQRCEDHFRRTVSREPDGRYVIRLPLREDRLPYLGDAYQLAQRRFLSTERRFRTDSNLRDSYHQFMDEYARLGHMQRTTHTVTYGTTCAPFQATRVLMQLADDEESRFPLGAKIIRKNTYVDDTLAGGDNLNDVVNAAAQLRLLLAAGGFSLRKWCANDAKVLREIPPDLIEMPSEIEIDRSSSVKTLGLLWNPHIDQFAFKIPDLSSTDTISKRVVVSEMAQLFDPMGLVGSVVAAAKIFVQRLWIGQHTWDEPLPDELKDWWQDYREQLPLLHQLRVPRRVITKFQKFKNFLTDIHGGMFHQK; via the exons ATGCATTATTTGAAGGCTGCATTGAAGGGTGAAGCACATCAAATAATTTCGTCAATTCTCGTATCCACCGAAAATTATCAAATTGCGTTGAAAGCTATCGAAGAAAGGTATGATAATCCTAACCTATTGATTAAGCGTCATATTTCTGCATTGTTCTCTATTCCTACATTGAAACGCGAATCTGCTTCAGGGCTATCCGAATTGCTCGATCAATTTGATCGCCATGTTAGTGTGCTGAACCAATTGGAGGGTCCAGATCGTCACTGGAATTCGGTCCTCGTGGAGAGTCTAAGTCGTCGTTTAGACTCAGTGACATTAAGGGAATGGGAAAAACAGTGCAAAGATAATGAGCGACCAACGTATGAACAATTAGTGAACTTCGTCAGAAAACAAGCTCGTATGTTACTATCGGTGAAACTATCCCAAAATGCAAGTGTATTTAGCAATGATGAGAAGCGACCAACCAAAACGGGTTCGACATTGGTCGCCACCGAACCTTCGATTAGATGCCCTCAGTGTAAGCAGAGTCATTTTTTGTATAACTGTGTACAATATAAGAGTTTACCGCCAAAGCAgcgttttaatcttgccaaaCGATATAAATTGTGTATAAATTGTCTAGGTGGTTATCACATGGCTAAAAATTGTAACTCGGCTAATTGTGGAGTGTGTGGAAATCGGCATCACACACTATTACATCTGCCGACAGCAGATAGTTTGGATCGTTCTCAAACTAACTCGAGAGTATCGCACTCATTTATCGCTAATGAACAATCGGTAGAAAGTGAAGAACAATTATATCCTAATCAGTACAATACGCAATCGTATAATACATCACCGTCGGGTTCGAAATCTACGCATATGCCAGTGGTTCATACCCTCGCGACTCTCTCGTCGACTACATCTACCACAGTGAGTTCATTATCTGCACACTCTGAAGAAAATAAGCCAGAGTCAACCTTAACACAGATGTATCCGTCGCGTAATATCGGGTGTGAAGTGTTTCTAGCAACAGCCTTGATCAAGGTGAAAGATTTGTTCGATCGTAATCACTTCGTGCGTATCGTGTTGGACAGTTGTTCGCAGTGTAATTTCGTTTCGGAGTCCCTAGTTATGAAACTTGGACTCAAGCGTAGTAAAACAAACGTGGATGTGATCGGTGTCGGCACGGGAAAAGTACATATCACGGAAACAGTTATGCTTAATATAAAGTCTCGAGTAAGCAAATTTGAAGCTGCAGTGTCATGTCTGGTTATCCCGAAAATACCGGCGATTTTGCCCAGTAAAAACATCAACATTTCGAAATGGAATATACCGTCGAATGTAGTGCTCGCTGATCCTCGTTTTAACATTAGTGCGGGAGTTGATGTTCTCGTCGGCGCGGAATTATTCTTTTCGTTGCTAGAATCTAGCCGAATTTCGTTTGCCCAAGGTTATCCTCTATTACAGAGTACCGTATTCGGATTCGTGGTGTCGGGAATGTATTCATCTGCTGCAAATCAATCGCCGATTTGCATTATTAGTACCGCCAATAGTCTAGAAACAATGCTCCAAAGGTTTtgggaaattgaaaatttcgacgtCGGTAGAGCGTTAACTTTAGACGAGCAACGGTGTGAAGATCATTTTAGAAGAACTGTGTCGCGGGAACCTGATGGAAGATACGTGATTCGACTACCGCTACGCGAAGACCGGTTACCCTATCTTGGAGACGCGTATCAGCTGGCTCAGCGCCGGTTCCTATCAACTGAACGGCGTTTCAGGACGGACTCGAACCTCCGTGACAGCTATCATCAATTCATGGATGAGTACGCAAGATTGGGGCACATGCAGCGCACTACGCATACAG TTACATATGGCACAACGTGTGCTCCTTTCCAAGCTACGCGAGTTTTGATGCAATTGGCAGATGATGAAGAGTCGCGGTTTCCGTTAGGTGCAAAAATAATTAGGAAAAACACTTATGTTGACGATACATTGGCTGGTGGTGACAATTTGAACGACGTTGTCAATGCTGCAGCGCAGTTAAGGCTGCTATTAGCCGCCGGCGGTTTCAGTCTTCGGAAATGGTGTGCTAATGACGCGAAGGTTTTACGGGAAATACCCCCTGACCTAATTGAGATGCCGAGTGAGATTGAAATAGATAGGTCGTCGTCAGTGAAAACTCTAGGGTTGCTCTGGAATCCTCACATCGatcaatttgctttcaaaattccaGATTTATCCAGCACAGATACGATCTCTAAACGCGTTGTTGTATCGGAAATGGCCCAATTATTCGACCCCATGGGCCTAGTCGGATCGGTAGTTGCAGCAGCTAAAATCTTCGTACAGCGTTTATGGATAGGTCAGCATACGTGGGATGAACCACTCCCGGATGAGTTGAAAGACTGGTGGCAAGATTATCGCGAACAACTGCCGCTACTGCACCAGTTGAGAGTGCCTCGACGTGTAATCACTA AAtttcagaaattcaaaaactTTCTGACGGACATACATGGAGGCATGTTCCATCAGAAATGA